The following coding sequences are from one Mustela lutreola isolate mMusLut2 chromosome 5, mMusLut2.pri, whole genome shotgun sequence window:
- the C1QTNF2 gene encoding complement C1q tumor necrosis factor-related protein 2, whose translation MIPWVLLACALPCAADPLLGAFARRDFQKGSPQLVCSLPGPQGPPGPPGAPGPSGMVGRMGFPGKDGQDGQDGDRGDSGEEGPPGRTGNRGKPGPKGKAGAIGRAGPRGPKGVSGAPGKHGTPGKKGPKGRKGEPGLPGPCSCGSGHAKSAFSVAVTKSYPRERLPIKFDKILMNEGGHYNTSSGKFVCSVPGIYYFTYDITLANKHLAIGLVHNGQYRIRTFDANTGNHDVASGSTILALKQGDEVWLQIFYSEQNGLFYDPYWTDSLFTGFLIYADQDNPNEV comes from the exons ATGATCCCTTGGGTCCTCTTGGCCTGTGCCCTCCCTTGTGCGGCAGACCCGCTGCTTGGAGCCTTCGCCCGCAGGGACTTCCAAAAGGGCTCCCCTCAACTTGTCTGCAGCCTGCCTGGCCCCCAGGGCCCACCCGGACCCCCGGGAGCCCCAGGGCCCTCAGGAATGGTAGGAAGAATGGGCTTTCCTGGAAAAGATGGCCAGGATGGCCAGGATGGGGATCGGGGAGACAGCGGAGAGGAAG GTCCACCTGGCCGGACAGGTAACCGGGGAAAGCCAGGACCAAAGGGCAAAGCCGGGGCCATTGGGCGGGCCGGCCCCCGCGGCCCCAAGGGGGTCAGTGGTGCCCCAGGGAAGCACGGCACACCAGGAAAGAAAGGACCCAAGGGCAGGAAGGGGGAGCCGGGCCTCCCAGGCCCCTGCAGCTGCGGCAGCGGCCACGCCAAGTCAGCCTTCTCAGTGGCGGTGACCAAGAGCTACCCGAGGGAGCGGCTCCCCATCAAGTTTGACAAGATCCTGATGAACGAGGGTGGCCATTACAACACGTCCAGTGGCAAGTTCGTCTGCAGCGTGCCGGGAATCTACTACTTCACCTATGACATCACGCTGGCCAACAAGCACCTGGCCATCGGCCTGGTGCACAACGGCCAGTACCGCATCCGGACCTTCGATGCCAACACGGGCAATCACGATGTGGCCTCGGGCTCCACCATCCTGGCTCTGAAGCAGGGTGATGAGGTCTGGCTGCAGATCTTCTACTCAGAGCAGAATGGGCTTTTCTACGACCCTTACTGGACCGACAGCCTCTTCACGGGCTTCCTTATCTATGCCGACCAGGACAACCCCAATGAAGTGTAG